A genomic stretch from Phoenix dactylifera cultivar Barhee BC4 unplaced genomic scaffold, palm_55x_up_171113_PBpolish2nd_filt_p 000237F, whole genome shotgun sequence includes:
- the LOC103696901 gene encoding replication stress response regulator SDE2, translating to MAVYQIFVKLLDGRTQCLQIPSPTVSGETLKRDLFGRTKIPLRFQRLVAGSREILDETLISASPDGLFPSCSLLLRLRGGKGGFGSLLRGAATKAGQKKTNNFDACRDMSGRRLRHVNAEKKLDEWKAEAEERKLEKLAEDFLKKKAKEVKKNSTVEVEKYLEKYREDTEKCMEEVEESVRQSFGLYKESKRKMLPTSDPSNKRLKIWLGKQKMDESDSDEDEEDEEDGGSDFGDEKSVVLDDGNGNCSRPNKVEEGTLASGSNSDGESSGGGSAHSNLEEVNGNFDLESPAVEPGSGNGNSNSESEDTVVNEMGVQEEAAAENNSVASTLQEVQNGVISSSEGVPESVEFKVEMEKHVEVKTVDQSTGVSLEEPLNFDKYNSAAELEVLGMERLKSELQARGLKCGGTLQERASRLFLLKTTPLDKLPKKVLAKPVGGGK from the exons ATGGCGGTCTACCAGATCTTCGTCAAGCTTCTCGATGGCAGGACCCAGTGCCTCCAAATCCCGTCCCCCACCGTGTCTGGTGAAACCCTAAAACGCGATCTCTTCGGCAGAACAAAGATTCCTCTCCGATTCCAGCGCCTCGTCGCCGGATCCAGAGAAATCTTAGACGAAACCCTAATCTCGGCCTCGCCGGACGGCCTCTTTCCTTCTTGCAGCCTCCTCCTTCGCCTCCGCGGCGGGAAGGGAGGGTTCGGGTCGCTCCTCCGCGGGGCGGCGACGAAGGCCGGGCAGAAGAAGACGAACAACTTCGACGCTTGTAGGGATATGAGCGGCCGCCGGCTCCGCCACGTGAACGCAGAGAAGAAGTTGGATGAATGGAAGGCGGAGGCCGAGGAGAGGAAGTTGGAGAAACTCGCGGAGGATTTCTTGAAGAAGAAGGCGAAGGAGGTCAAGAAGAATTCGACCGTGGAGGTGGAGAAGTACTTGGAGAAGTATAGAGAGGACACGGAGAAGTGcatggaggaggtggaggagtcggTCCGGCAATCGTTCGGCCTGtacaaggaatcaaagcgcaaGATGTTGCCGACATCTGATCCATCGAACAAGCGCCTGAAGATTTG GTTGGGGAAGCAAAAGATGGATGAAAGCGATAGTgatgaggatgaggaagatgaggaagatggaggcAGTGACTTCGGGGATGAGAAATCTGTGGTGCTGGATGACGGAAATGGAAATTGTTCGAGACCTAATAAAGTAGAAGAGGGAACTTTGGCTTCCGGTTCTAATTCAGATGGAGAATCATCAGGCGGAGGCTCTGCACACAGCAACTTGGAGGAAGTGAATGGAAACTTTGATCTGGAATCTCCAGCGGTGGAGCCTGGCTCTGGAAATGGAAAtagtaattcagaatctgaagaTACTGTTGTTAATGAAATGGGAGTTCAAGAAGAAGCTGCTGCTGAGAATAATAGTGTGGCTTCTACTTTACAAGAGGTTCAGAATGGCGTGATTTCCAGTTCAGAAGGGGTGCCTGAGTCGGTTGAGTTCAAAGTAGAAATGGAGAAGCATGTAGAAGTTAAAACTGTTGATCAGAGCACTGGTGTTAGTTTGGAAGAGCCATTGAATTTTGACAAGTACAATTCAGCTGCAGAATTGGAG GTTCTTGGCATGGAAAGGCTCAAATCAGAGCTGCAGGCACGTGGATTGAAATGCGGTGGTACATTGCAGGAGCGCGCTTCAAGGCTTTTCCTGCTAAAAACAACTCCCCTGGATAAGTTGCCCAAGAAGGTGCTTGCGAAGCCTGTAGGTGGAGGAAAATAG
- the LOC103698000 gene encoding putative E3 ubiquitin-protein ligase UBR7 → MTDAFEDEAEQTMTIGEYIEGVEAEELKADLVLGGDEGKDCTYSKGYMKRQAIFSCLTCVPDGNAGICTACSLSCHDGHEVVELWTKRRFKCDCGNSKFGVFVCKLWPNKDPENGENSYNQNFKGSYCTCGRPYPDPDSQEQTEMIQCCICEDWFHENHLGLDSLEQIPRDEEGEPLYDEFICQECAASCCFLKLYPISILASSKQKVAPIHADSGTVSSEKDGENAKKKEPDMEKDNACSRNQSSSSMCILGIDINSTSVVFEKKEPMFLSKIWRDLLCRCSTCWDYYTQKGIGYLIDKEDSLEEYEKMGKQKREEKLQQQEGAELNFLNTLNHVQKMEILNGISDMKNEFRSFLESVDTSKPITPDDVRGIFENLVKKKKQRLL, encoded by the exons ATGACGGATGCGTTTGAAGACGAGGCGGAGCAGACGATGACGATCGGCGAGTACATCGAGGGCGTAGAGGCAGAGGAGCTG AAAGCCGATTTGGTGCTGGGAGGGGATGAGGGAAAGGATTGCACTTATTCCAAAGGATACATGAAGAGGCAAGCCATCTTCTCGTGCCTGACCTGCGTCCCTGATGGCAACGCCGGGATTTGCACCGCTTGCAGTCTTTCTTGTCATGATGGTCACgag GTGGTGGAGCTTTGGACCAAGAGAAGGTTCAAGTGTGATTGTGGAAATTCAAAGTTTGGGGTGTTTGTCTGCAAGCTTTGGCCTAATAAAGACCCTGAGAATGGTGAAAACTCATACAACCAGAATTTCAAAGGTTCTTACTGCACCTGTGGCCGTCCTTATCCTGATCCAGATTCTCAGGAACAAACAGAAATGATCCAGTGCTGCATTTGTGAAGACTGGTTTCATGAGAACCACCTTGGTCTGGACTCCCTTGAACAG ATACCAAGAGATGAGGAAGGGGAACCTTTATATGATGAGTTTATCTGCCAAGAATGTGCAGCGTCTTGTTGCTTCTTGAAGCTTTATCCTATATCTATACTGGCTTCATCAAAACAAAAGGTTGCACCCATTCATGCTGACTCTGGAACTGTGTCCAGTGAGAAGGATGgtgaaaatgcaaaaaaaaaggaaccagATATGGAGAAGGACAATGCATGCAGTCGCAACCAGTCTTCAAGTTCCATGTGCATCCTTGGGATTGATATAAATTCAACATCAGTTGTCTTTGAGAAAAAAGAACCCATGTTTCTTTCTAAAATCTGGAGAGATCTTCTTTGTAGATGTAGCACTTGTTGGGACTACTATACTCAGAAGGGCATTGGATATCTCATTGACAAGGAAGACTCACTTGAAGAATATGAGAAGATGGGAAAGcagaagagagaggagaagttGCAGCAACAAGAAGGAGCAGAGCTTAATTTTCTCAACACACTTAATCATGTCCAAAAGATGGAAATACTGAATGGCATTTCTGACATGAAGAATGAATTCCGGTCCTTCCTG GAATCGGTTGATACATCAAAACCAATCACACCTGATGACGTAAGAGGAATCTTTGAGAACcttgtgaagaagaaaaagcaaagGTTGCTGTAA